The proteins below are encoded in one region of Mya arenaria isolate MELC-2E11 chromosome 15, ASM2691426v1:
- the LOC128219296 gene encoding sodium-coupled monocarboxylate transporter 2-like, with translation MGTKTGFSILDYVIFVATVLCSFLIGLFFALWERKKNHNNPEEYFLAGRRSRLLPVTLSFIVTFQSSIIMLGFPAEVYLYGAIYVYYMISIVIAFTFTAFFIVPVFYPLKLTTVYEYLNLRYGNNELRYVTMAMGIFYNVFYMSTVTYGTCVALDVVMGLPYWATIVIYTSVTTIYTSIGGIKAVIWTDVFQFVIMTTGILAVIIKGIIEVGGIAQVQKYSESRLNFNQFGLDPRIRYTFWNLGVTSVPMWLYTSYMQPAMQRVYSTPDVTTARNMYLISAPVYILICIGTIFEGLVIFAYYTSKGCDIYNSGVINNINQLVPYTVLELFGDLPGLPGLFIAALSSAAFSTLSSCLSSLSAIAYEDILKVRNPNVSSQVATNISRLVTVLFGVIALAVTFLISTLPGSIISLFSSFVACMDGPTCAIFMLSAFSRRVTTKGVLFGAMCGMSISLWLNLGKLFSDIPADIPLPAGPTDSCSITSNLTSLNSLTPNEYSTVTYMPHEETSTAFVHATHSLSGLQELYRVSYMYYSFIGFTISFVVGFLASLCCEAPKRVDNRCLFAFRKHVLGKQSDTMNEETIAKENEEEALM, from the coding sequence ATGGGGACAAAAACGGGCTTTTCTATTCTAGACTATGTTATATTTGTGGCAACGGTATTGTGTTCATTCCTGATCGGATTATTTTTTGCATTGTGGGAGCGAAAGAAGAATCACAATAACCCGGAGGAGTACTTCTTAGCCGGACGCAGGTCTAGGCTCCTGCCGGTGACTTTGTCTTTCATCGTCACTTTCCAATCGTCCATCATAATGTTGGGATTTCCAGCGGAAGTGTATCTCTATGGTGCTATCTACGTTTACTACATGATATCCATAGTCATCGCTTTCACTTTCACCGCTTTCTTCATCGTTCCCGTCTTCTACCCTCTTAAGCTAACGACTGTTTACGAGTACCTGAATTTACGTTACGGCAATAATGAACTTCGCTACGTTACTATGGCAATGGGCATTTTCTACAATGTATTCTACATGAGTACCGTCACATATGGCACGTGTGTGGCCCTAGACGTTGTAATGGGCCTACCTTATTGGGCGACCATCGTCATTTATACATCCGTTACTACAATTTACACCTCCATCGGCGGAATAAAGGCAGTCATTTGGACTGACGTTTTCCAGTTTGTAATTATGACAACTGGCATTTTGGCGGTAATTATAAAAGGTATCATTGAAGTTGGCGGTATAGCACAAGTACAAAAGTACAGTGAGAGTCGTTTGAATTTCAACCAATTCGGATTGGACCCTCGAATACGTTACACATTCTGGAATTTGGGGGTAACATCTGTTCCTATGTGGCTGTATACAAGTTACATGCAACCGGCGATGCAAAGAGTATACTCAACACCAGATGTAACGACCGCAAGAAATATGTACCTCATTTCAGCCCCTGTTTATATACTCATATGTATTGGTACAATTTTCGAAGGACTGGTCATATTTGCATACTATACGTCGAAGGGATGTGACATTTACAATAGTGGggtaataaacaatatcaaccAGCTTGTACCGTACACAGTGTTAGAGTTGTTTGGAGATCTTCCAGGCCTACCAGGTCTTTTCATCGCCGCGTTGTCCAGTGCCGCATTTAGCACACTGTCATCGTGTCTCAGTTCCCTCTCTGCCATCGCGTATGAAGATATCTTAAAAGTCCGAAATCCGAATGTCAGTTCTCAAGTTGCTACAAACATATCACGGTTAGTGACTGTTCTGTTCGGGGTTATCGCGCTAGCAGTGACATTCCTGATATCAACTCTACCTGGCTCAATTATATCACTATTTTCAAGTTTCGTAGCCTGTATGGATGGCCCGACATGTGCAATATTCATGTTGTCAGCGTTCAGCCGAAGAGTAACGACAAAGGGAGTGTTGTTCGGAGCGATGTGTGGGATGTCCATATCTCTTTGGTTGAATCTGGGAAAACTATTCTCTGATATTCCAGCAGATATACCACTCCCAGCAGGTCCGACAGATTCCTGCTCGATTACTTCCAACTTGACTTCACTAAATTCATTAACACCAAACGAGTATTCGACTGTTACTTACATGCCACATGAGGAAACATCGACTGCTTTTGTTCACGCAACTCACAGCCTTTCAGGATTACAGGAGCTTTACCGTGTGTCATATATGTACTATTCTTTCATTGGATTTACTATTTCTTTTGTTGTTGGATTCTTAGCCAGTTTGTGTTGTGAAGCTCCAAAACGTGTGGACAACAGATGTCTGTTTGCATTCCGTAAACATGTTTTAGGCAAACAATCAGACACAATGAACGAGGAAacaattgcaaaagaaaatgagGAAGAAGCGTTAATGTAA
- the LOC128219298 gene encoding sodium-dependent multivitamin transporter-like: MNYTGIGAGTLKVTDYVIFVATVLCSFLIGLFFALWERKKNHNNPEEYFLAGRKSRLLPVTLSFIVTFQSSIIMLGYPAEVYLYGAIYVYYMISIVISFTFTAFFIVPVFYPLKLTTVYEYLNLRYGDNVLRYVTMAMGIFYNVFYMSSVTYGTCVALDVVMGLPYWATIVIYTSVTTIYTSIGGIKAVIWTDVFQFVIMTTGILAVIIKGIIEVGGISQVHKYSESRMNFNQFGLDPRIRYTFWNLGVTSVPMWLYTGYMQPAMQRVYSTPDVTTARNMYLISAPVYILICIGTIFEGLVIFAYYTSKGCDIYNGGIINNINQLVPYTVLELFGDLPGLPGLFIAALSSAAFSTLSSCLSSLSAIAYEDIIKVRNPNIGAQVATNLSRLVTILFGLIALAVTFLVSNIPGSVISLYASFVACMDGPTCAIFMLSAFSRRVTTKGVLFGATCGMAIPLWLNLGKLFSDIPADTSLPAGPTDTCSSASNFTSLASVTPNEYSTVTYMPYDETSTAFVHATHSLSGMQEFYRVSYMYYSFIGFTISFVVGFLASLCCEAPKRVDNRCLFEFRKHVLGKQSDTMNEETIAKVNEEEALM, encoded by the exons ATGAACTACACCGGCATCGGAGCGGGGACATTGAAAGTCACCG ACTATGTTATATTTGTGGCAACGGTATTGTGTTCATTCCTGATCGGATTATTTTTTGCATTGTGGGAGCGAAAGAAGAATCACAACAATCCGGAGGAATACTTCTTAGCCGGACGCAAGTCTAGGCTCCTGCCGGTGACTTTGTCTTTCATCGTAACTTTCCAATCGTCTATCATAATGTTGGGATATCCAGCAGAGGTGTATCTCTATGGTGCTATCTACGTTTACTACATGATATCCATAGTCATCTCTTTCACATTCACCGCTTTCTTCATCGTTCCCGTCTTCTACCCTCTTAAGCTAACGACTGTTTACGAGTACCTGAACTTACGTTACGGCGATAACGTTCTACGCTACGTTACTATGGCAATGGGCATTTTCTACAATGTATTCTACATGAGTTCAGTCACATACGGAACGTGTGTGGCTCTAGACGTCGTGATGGGCCTACCTTATTGGGCTACCATCGTCATTTATACATCCGTTACTACAATTTACACCTCCATCGGTGGAATAAAGGCAGTCATTTGGACTGACGTTTTCCAGTTTGTCATTATGACAACTGGCATATTGGCGGTAATTATAAAAGGTATCATTGAAGTTGGCGGTATATCGCAAGTGCACAAATACAGTGAGAGTCGTATGAATTTCAACCAATTCGGATTAGACCCACGAATACGATACACATTCTGGAATTTGGGGGTAACATCTGTTCCTATGTGGTTGTATACAGGTTACATGCAACCGGCGATGCAAAGAGTATACTCAACGCCAGATGTAACGACCGCAAGAAATATGTACCTCATTTCCGCCCCTGTTTATATACTCATATGTATTGGTACAATTTTCGAAGGACTGGTCATTTTTGCATACTATACGTCGAAGGGATGTGACATTTACAATGGTGggataataaacaatatcaaccAGCTTGTACCGTACACAGTGTTAGAGTTGTTTGGAGATCTTCCAGGCCTACCAGGTCTTTTCATCGCCGCGTTGTCCAGTGCCGCATTTAGCACACTGTCTTCGTGTCTCAGCTCGCTCTCTGCCATCGCATATGAAGACATCATAAAAGTCCGAAATCCAAACATTGGTGCTCAAGTAGCTACAAACTTATCACGGTTAGTAACTATTCTGTTTGGGCTTATCGCGCTAGCAGTGACATTCCTGGTATCAAATATACCTGGCTCAGTTATCTCACTATATGCAAGTTTCGTTGCTTGTATGGATGGCCCGACTTGTGCAATATTCATGTTGTCAGCGTTCAGCCGAAGAGTAACGACAAAGGGAGTGTTATTCGGAGCGACGTGTGGGATGGCTATACCTCTATGGTTAAATCTTGGCAAGCTATTCTCTGATATTCCAGCAGATACTTCTTTACCAGCAGGTCCAACAGACACTTGCTCGAGTGCGTCAAATTTCACTTCCCTGGCATCCGTTACACCAAACGAGTATTCGACTGTTACCTACATGCCATATGACGAAACATCGACTGCTTTTGTGCACGCAACTCACAGCCTTTCAGGAATGCAGGAGTTCTATCGTGTGTCATATATGTACTATTCTTTCATTGGATTTACTATTTCTTTTGTTGTTGGATTCTTAGCCAGTTTGTGTTGTGAAGCTCCAAAACGTGTGGACAACAGATGTTTGTTTGAATTCCGTAAACATGTTTTAGGCAAACAATCAGACACTATGAACGAGGAAACAATTGCAAAAGTAAATGAGGAGGAAGCGTTAATGTAA